A genome region from Pongo pygmaeus isolate AG05252 chromosome 17, NHGRI_mPonPyg2-v2.0_pri, whole genome shotgun sequence includes the following:
- the LOC134737550 gene encoding LOW QUALITY PROTEIN: zinc finger protein 285-like (The sequence of the model RefSeq protein was modified relative to this genomic sequence to represent the inferred CDS: deleted 1 base in 1 codon; substituted 1 base at 1 genomic stop codon) translates to MLGSAFPESCPFQKEDGMIKFQERVTFKEMAIVFTKEELALLDKTQVNLYQDVMMENFRNLISVGDSQILFLLMRDGIKNNILNLQEKGLNYLSQEVLHCWQIWKQKIQDLSVSQDYIMNLKEQCSPHLEDVSLCEEWAGMSLQISENRNYVVNAIIKNQDITTRQSLTHVLTPESWRKANIMTEPQKSQGRYKGIYVEEKLYRRARHDDSLNWTSRDHHESQERKGEDPGRHHNCGKNLSMKSTVEQHHAAHVLPQPFTCNNCGVAFADDTDPRVHHSTHLGEKSYKCDQHGKKLSQSQYLIVHCKTHSGETPYEFYEWPIGCXQNSDLPRCQKFPSGDNPYKCKECGKGFRCNSSLHSHHRVHTGEMPYKCDVCGKALGFRSLLCIHQRVHTGKKPYKCEECGKGFEQSSKLLIHKRVHTGEKPYKSSECVKCFSSSSVLQVHWRFHTGEKPYRCGEYGKGFSQSTQLHIHQRVHTGEKPYKCNVCGKDFAYSSVLHTDQRVHTGEKPYKCEVCGKCFSYSSYFHFHQSDHTREKPYKCDECGKGFSWNSDLHVHLRVHTEQRPYMCKASGKGFSHNSHLLAQQRVHIDETQYTHCEHGKDLLTHQRLHEQRETL, encoded by the exons TTCTGCTTTTCCAGAATCCTGCCCTTTCCAAAAGGAAGACGGTATGATTAAGTTCCAG GAAAGGGTGACATTCAAGGAAATGGCTATTGTCTTCACTAAGGAAGAGCTGGCTCTATTGGATAAAACCCAGGTAAACCTGTACCAAGACGTGATGATGGAAAACTTCAGGAACCTCATCTCAGTGG GTGATTCACaaattctctttcttctcatGAGAGACGGGattaaaaacaacattttgaaTCTTCAGGAAAAGGGGTTAAATTACCTTTCTCAAGAAGTGCTTCATTGCTGGCAGATTTGGAAACAAAAGATCCAGGATTTAAGTGTGAGTCAGGATTATATCATGAACCTTAAAGAACAGTGTTCCCCACATTTAGAAGATGTTTCCCTCTGTGAAGAGTGGGCAGGCATGTCTCTTCAGATTTCTGAAAACAGAAACTATGTAGTAAATGCCATTATCAAAAATCAAGACATCACAACACGGCAAAGCCTGACACACGTTCTTACCCCAGAATCTTGGAGGAAAGCCAACATAATGACCGAGCCCCAGAAATCTCAGGGAAGATATAAGGGAATTTACGTGGAAGAGAAATTGTACAGACGTGCTCGGCATGATGACAGCCTCAATTGGACCTCACGTGATCATCATGAGTCCCAAGAACGTAAAGGGGAGGACCCTGGTAGACACCACAACTGTGGGAAAAACTTGAGTATGAAATCAACAGTTGAACAACATCATGCGGCCCATGTTTTACCACAGCCTTTCACATGTAATAACTGTGGGGTGGCCTTTGCAGATGATACAGATCCTCGTGTCCATCACAGCACTCACCTAGGAGAAAAATCTTATAAATGTGACCAGCATGGAAAGAAATTAAGTCAGAGCCAATATCTTATCGTTCATTGTAAAACCCACTCAGGAGAGACTCCCTATGAATTCTACGAATGGCCCATAGGCTGCTAACAGAACTCAGACCTTCCCAGATGTCAGAAATTCCCCTCAGGAGACAATccctacaaatgtaaagaatgtggcaagGGCTTCAGGTGCAACTCCTCCCTTCACAGCCATCATCGAGTCCACACAGGTGAGATGCCCTACAAATGCGACGTATGTGGGAAAGCGTTGGGATTTAGGTCACTTCTTTGTATTCATCAGCGAGTACACACAGGGAAAAAGCCCTACAAA TGTGAAGAGTGTGGGAAGGGCTTTGAACAGAGCTCCAAACTTCTTATCCACAAGAGagtccacactggagagaagccttaCAAATCCAGTGAGTGTGTCAAGTGCTTTAGTTCAAGCTCCGTTCTTCAAGTCCATTGGAGGTttcacacaggggagaaacctTATAGGTGTGGTGAGTATGGAAAGGGCTTCAGCCAAAGTACACAGCTTCACATTCACCAGAGAGTCCACACAGGGGAGAAACCATACAAATGCAATGTGTGTGGAAAGGATTTTGCTTATAGCTCTGTTCTTCATACTGATCagagagttcacactggagaaaaaccatATAAATGTGAAGTGTGTGGAAAGTGCTTTAGTTACAGTTCATATTTTCACTTCCATCAAAGTGACCACACCAGAGAGAAACCATATAAATGTGATGAGTGCGGTAAAGGCTTCAGCTGGAATTCAGATCTTCATGTTCATCTCAGAGTCCACACAGAACAGAGGCCCTATATGTGTAAGGCATCTGGTAAGGGCTTCAGTCATAATTCGCACCTCCTTGCCCAACAGAGAGTGCATATAGATGAGACACAGTACACACATTGTGAGCATGGCAAAGACCTTCTGACTCATCAAAGACTACATGAGCAGAGAGAAACATTATAA